Proteins co-encoded in one Bacteroidales bacterium genomic window:
- the cas2 gene encoding CRISPR-associated endonuclease Cas2 has protein sequence MNRLSEYRIMWILVFFDLPTDTKKDRKAYTQFRKNLVEDGFSMFQFSIYMRHCPSMENAQVHIKRVKKALPEKGQVGIMCITDKQFGNIELFIGKKEDKLQAPSQQLELF, from the coding sequence TTGAACCGTTTAAGTGAATATAGAATTATGTGGATATTAGTCTTTTTCGATTTGCCTACCGACACGAAGAAAGATAGGAAGGCGTATACACAATTTCGTAAGAATTTGGTAGAAGACGGATTTTCAATGTTTCAATTTTCAATATATATGCGACATTGTCCAAGTATGGAAAATGCTCAAGTACATATTAAACGTGTTAAAAAAGCCTTGCCCGAAAAAGGACAAGTTGGGATAATGTGCATAACCGACAAACAATTTGGAAATATTGAATTATTTATCGGTAAAAAAGAAGATAAACTGCAAGCTCCTTCACAACAATTAGAATTATTTTAA
- the cas1 gene encoding type II CRISPR-associated endonuclease Cas1 produces the protein MIKKTLYFGNPAYLSLRSSQLIVRIPEIENNDRLSENEKLETHKSVPIEDIGVVVLDNKQITLTNGLVEFLLDNNCAVITCSNSHMPVGLLLPLHGNTTQSERFRHQVDASLPLKKQLWQQTIKAKIENQAHVLSKFRKVNTGNMTAWANEVKSGDSENLEARAAVYYWNNLFPNIDSFKRDKEGTPPNNLLNYGYAILRAVIARALVISGLIPTLGIHHHNRYNAYCLADDIMEPYRPFVDKLVIEICDEYNDIENLTKEIKEKLLRIPVLDVTINGSRSPLMIAASQTTASLSKCYLGESRKINYPSFK, from the coding sequence ATGATCAAAAAAACACTTTATTTCGGCAATCCGGCTTATTTGAGTTTGCGGAGTTCTCAATTGATAGTAAGAATACCGGAAATTGAGAATAACGATCGTTTATCTGAAAATGAAAAACTTGAGACACATAAAAGTGTTCCTATTGAAGACATCGGAGTAGTTGTACTTGATAATAAACAAATTACCCTAACAAATGGGTTAGTTGAGTTTCTTCTTGATAATAACTGTGCGGTAATTACTTGTAGCAATAGTCATATGCCGGTCGGATTATTGCTTCCTCTGCATGGAAATACAACACAAAGTGAGCGTTTCAGACATCAGGTAGATGCATCCTTACCACTAAAGAAACAATTATGGCAACAAACAATCAAAGCAAAAATTGAAAATCAAGCACATGTACTCTCTAAATTTCGCAAGGTTAATACAGGAAATATGACTGCTTGGGCAAATGAAGTGAAAAGCGGTGATTCGGAAAATTTGGAGGCACGGGCAGCTGTCTATTATTGGAATAATCTATTCCCTAATATTGATTCCTTTAAAAGAGATAAAGAAGGAACTCCCCCGAACAATCTTTTAAATTATGGATATGCAATACTAAGAGCAGTGATTGCAAGAGCTTTAGTTATTAGCGGATTAATTCCAACTTTAGGAATACATCATCACAACAGATATAATGCATATTGTTTGGCCGACGATATTATGGAACCCTACAGACCTTTTGTCGATAAACTTGTTATAGAAATATGTGACGAATATAATGATATCGAAAACTTGACAAAAGAAATAAAAGAAAAACTTTTGCGCATACCGGTTTTAGATGTAACGATAAATGGATCGAGAAGTCCGTTGATGATAGCCGCATCACAAACAACAGCATCTTTATCAAAATGCTACTTAGGTGAAAGCAGAAAAATTAATTATCCGAGTTTTAAATAA
- a CDS encoding type II CRISPR RNA-guided endonuclease Cas9 → MKKILGLDLGTNSIGWAIISTDEEGNTYKIDGMGSRIIPMSQDIIGNFDKGNSISQTAERTGFRGARRLRERHLLRRERLHRVLHIMSFLPKHYEDYIDFEKRFGKFQTDTEPKLAWKENEKGEFKFIFHSSFNEMLNDFEKFQPQLLSDNKKIPYDWTIYYLRKKALQQKIDKEELAWILLNFNQKRGYYQLRGEEEDENPNKLVEYYALKVINVTADEPQKGKPDIWYNVVLENGWVYRRSSKNSLFDWIGKEKEFIVTTDLNDDGTVKVDNEGVEKRSFRAPSENDWNLLKKKTEADIDKSKKTVGTYIYETLLTNPGQKIRGKLVRTIERKFYKEELLQILEKQKEFHSELQDKTLFKQCADELYSYNDAHKNTLLQHADFTKLFIDDIIFYQRPLKSKKTLISNCPYEFRTFRNENGVYEKAPVKCIAKSNPLFQEFRLWQFIHNLRIYERESEVDGKLQTDVDVTSEFLPSTEERVQLFDWLNGRKEIKQDTLLNSYFKIKKKKGEDKLPYRWNYVEDKEYPCNETRGQILTRLSKTNIDKEFLTKENEHALWHILFSVEDKTEIEKALKKFAQKHQFANSFVEQFSKFPPFKKDYGSYSEKAIKKLLPLMRMGKYWNQDDICAEAIGRINSTIERLEYLKNNDIKIEDVTDDEIPKQVLKSFAKLSGENKNFYSGLNTYQACYSVYGSHSELSDITIWKTPQDIDEYLTEFKQHSLRNPVVEQVITETLRVVRDIWKKYGDVSEIHLELGREMKNPAEKRARITQQVTDNENTNLRIKALLMELKNDDKVENVRPYSPSQQEILRIYEEGVLSSVDTIDDDILKISKLAQPTKPELIRYKLWLEQKYRSPYTGEIIPLGKLFTSAYEIEHVIPQSRYFDDSFSNKVICESEVNKLKDNQLGYEFIKNHSGEKVELNFGKTVRVFSIEEYEKFVKDNYRKIRSKMNKLLMEDIPEGFIERQLNDSRYISKMVKGLLSNMVREENEQEATSKNVISCTGGITSMLKQDWGLNDVWNRIITPRFERLNELTDSNHFGEWTDKDGKRVFQIEMPLELQKGFNKKRIDHRHHALDALIIACTTRNHVNYLNNESASKNAKISRYDLRQKLCFKTKPDENGNYKWQFHKPWESFTQDTQTALENIIISFKQNLRVINKSINYIQSYKDENSILQTYKSGNPTKVKRKQIKGDNWAIRKPLHKDTVAGIVNLRFKKQVAISIAIDEWENIVDKNLKTKIKQLINEGFDKKKIRKFFAEQENKWQGKDVSKPDIYYFSNDKDVLVASRTSIDPSFNSKKIESITDTGIQKILLCHLEKYNEEKDGKITERPDLAFSPEGIEEMNKNIEELNDGRKHQPILKVRTFEPKGNKFNVGNSGNKGNKYVEAAKGTNLFFAIYTDKEGSRSYETIPLNIAVERLKQGLKEVPEKKIVMEKGEEKELYLLFSLSPNDLVYVPTEEELESGVDNVNIRSERIYKMVSSSGNQCFFMPNYISAPIVQTRELGANNKSERSWDGLMIKQHCIKLKIDRLGSIIK, encoded by the coding sequence ATGAAAAAAATATTAGGACTGGACTTAGGCACCAATAGCATTGGATGGGCTATTATTTCAACTGATGAAGAAGGAAACACATATAAAATAGACGGTATGGGAAGTCGGATTATTCCGATGAGTCAGGATATTATAGGAAATTTTGATAAAGGAAATTCTATTTCACAGACAGCAGAACGTACTGGCTTTCGAGGAGCCAGAAGGCTTCGTGAGCGCCACTTACTGAGACGCGAACGCTTGCACCGAGTACTTCATATTATGAGTTTTCTTCCAAAACATTATGAAGATTATATTGATTTTGAAAAACGTTTTGGAAAATTTCAAACCGACACAGAACCAAAATTAGCATGGAAAGAAAATGAAAAAGGAGAGTTTAAATTTATCTTTCATAGCTCATTCAACGAAATGTTGAATGATTTTGAAAAATTTCAACCGCAATTATTATCAGATAATAAGAAAATCCCATACGATTGGACAATTTATTATTTACGTAAAAAAGCGCTTCAACAAAAAATAGATAAAGAGGAATTGGCGTGGATACTTCTCAACTTCAATCAAAAACGTGGATATTATCAGTTACGTGGCGAAGAAGAAGATGAAAATCCGAATAAATTGGTCGAATATTACGCGTTAAAAGTTATAAACGTAACAGCCGATGAACCACAAAAAGGGAAACCAGATATTTGGTACAATGTGGTTCTTGAAAACGGTTGGGTTTATCGCCGTTCAAGCAAAAATTCCTTATTTGACTGGATTGGTAAAGAAAAAGAGTTTATTGTAACCACCGACCTTAATGATGACGGAACTGTAAAAGTGGATAATGAAGGCGTTGAAAAACGTTCGTTTCGAGCTCCTTCAGAAAATGACTGGAATTTGCTGAAAAAGAAAACAGAAGCAGATATTGATAAAAGTAAAAAAACCGTCGGAACTTACATCTATGAAACATTATTAACCAATCCCGGTCAAAAAATCAGGGGAAAATTGGTTCGTACCATCGAACGCAAATTTTACAAAGAAGAATTACTCCAAATCCTTGAAAAGCAAAAAGAGTTTCATTCGGAGTTGCAGGATAAAACACTATTTAAACAATGTGCCGATGAACTTTATTCTTATAACGATGCGCACAAAAACACACTTCTGCAGCACGCCGATTTTACCAAACTATTTATTGATGACATAATTTTTTATCAACGTCCTTTAAAAAGTAAAAAGACCCTTATTAGCAATTGTCCGTATGAGTTTCGAACTTTTAGAAATGAAAACGGAGTTTATGAAAAAGCACCGGTAAAATGTATTGCCAAATCCAATCCGCTATTTCAGGAATTTCGATTGTGGCAATTTATTCACAATCTGAGAATTTATGAACGAGAAAGTGAAGTTGACGGAAAGCTGCAAACCGATGTTGATGTTACATCAGAATTTCTGCCGTCAACCGAAGAACGTGTACAACTTTTCGATTGGCTGAACGGCCGAAAAGAAATCAAACAGGACACATTATTGAATTCTTATTTCAAGATAAAAAAGAAAAAAGGCGAAGACAAATTACCCTATCGATGGAATTACGTGGAGGACAAAGAATATCCTTGCAACGAAACACGTGGGCAAATACTAACGCGCTTGTCGAAAACCAATATTGATAAGGAATTTCTTACCAAAGAAAACGAACATGCACTTTGGCATATATTATTTTCGGTGGAAGATAAGACCGAAATTGAAAAAGCGTTGAAAAAGTTCGCTCAAAAACACCAGTTTGCAAATTCTTTTGTTGAACAATTCTCGAAATTCCCGCCATTCAAAAAGGATTACGGTTCCTATTCAGAAAAAGCAATTAAAAAATTGTTGCCTTTGATGCGAATGGGAAAATACTGGAATCAGGATGATATTTGTGCCGAAGCCATAGGACGGATTAATTCCACCATTGAACGATTAGAATATCTAAAAAACAATGATATTAAGATAGAAGACGTAACTGACGATGAAATTCCGAAACAGGTTTTGAAAAGTTTTGCCAAATTGTCGGGTGAAAACAAGAATTTCTATTCGGGGTTGAATACTTATCAGGCTTGTTACTCAGTTTATGGTAGCCATTCCGAATTGAGTGATATTACAATTTGGAAAACTCCACAGGACATCGACGAATATTTGACGGAATTCAAACAACATTCGCTTAGAAATCCTGTTGTAGAACAAGTTATTACCGAAACGCTTCGTGTGGTTCGGGACATATGGAAAAAGTACGGCGATGTATCCGAAATCCATCTTGAATTAGGCCGGGAAATGAAAAATCCTGCCGAAAAACGAGCCAGAATTACTCAACAAGTTACCGACAACGAAAATACAAATCTTCGGATTAAAGCCTTGTTGATGGAGTTAAAAAACGATGATAAAGTAGAAAATGTTCGTCCATATTCGCCGAGTCAACAGGAAATACTGCGTATTTACGAAGAAGGTGTTTTAAGTTCGGTAGATACGATTGATGATGATATTCTTAAAATTTCCAAACTGGCGCAACCGACAAAACCTGAATTGATTCGCTACAAATTATGGTTGGAACAAAAATACCGTTCTCCATATACGGGCGAAATTATTCCTTTGGGAAAACTGTTTACTTCGGCATATGAAATTGAGCATGTTATTCCGCAATCACGCTATTTTGATGATTCTTTCAGCAATAAAGTAATTTGCGAATCAGAAGTAAACAAATTAAAAGATAATCAACTTGGTTATGAATTTATTAAAAATCATTCGGGTGAAAAAGTTGAACTTAACTTCGGAAAAACAGTAAGGGTTTTTTCTATTGAAGAATACGAAAAATTTGTGAAAGACAACTATCGAAAAATCCGAAGTAAAATGAATAAACTTTTGATGGAAGATATTCCAGAAGGTTTTATCGAACGCCAATTGAACGACAGTCGTTATATCAGCAAAATGGTAAAAGGATTATTGTCGAATATGGTTCGCGAAGAAAATGAGCAAGAAGCGACTTCTAAAAATGTAATTTCCTGCACCGGCGGAATTACTTCAATGTTAAAACAAGATTGGGGATTGAACGATGTTTGGAATCGAATTATCACACCGCGTTTCGAGCGATTGAACGAATTGACCGACAGCAATCATTTCGGTGAATGGACCGATAAAGATGGGAAACGGGTTTTTCAGATAGAAATGCCACTGGAATTGCAAAAAGGTTTTAATAAAAAACGTATCGACCACCGCCACCATGCACTCGATGCGTTGATTATTGCCTGCACAACACGCAATCATGTGAATTATTTGAACAATGAGTCTGCAAGTAAAAATGCTAAAATATCTCGCTACGATTTGAGGCAAAAATTATGTTTCAAGACCAAACCCGATGAAAATGGCAATTACAAATGGCAGTTTCATAAACCTTGGGAAAGCTTTACACAAGATACCCAAACGGCTTTGGAAAATATCATCATCAGTTTCAAACAAAATCTGCGTGTTATCAACAAAAGCATTAATTATATTCAGTCATACAAAGACGAAAATAGCATTTTACAAACTTATAAGAGTGGGAATCCGACAAAAGTGAAACGCAAACAAATAAAAGGTGATAATTGGGCTATTCGGAAACCGCTACATAAAGATACGGTTGCAGGAATTGTTAATCTTCGTTTCAAGAAGCAAGTAGCCATTTCGATCGCTATTGACGAATGGGAAAACATTGTGGACAAAAACCTGAAAACGAAAATTAAACAGTTGATAAACGAAGGATTCGATAAAAAGAAGATTCGGAAATTCTTTGCAGAGCAAGAAAACAAATGGCAGGGAAAAGATGTGTCGAAACCCGATATTTATTATTTCAGCAACGATAAAGATGTATTGGTTGCTTCACGCACAAGTATAGATCCGTCATTTAATTCGAAGAAAATAGAAAGCATTACCGACACGGGCATTCAGAAAATTTTACTTTGTCATTTAGAAAAATATAATGAAGAAAAAGATGGAAAAATAACCGAACGTCCCGATTTAGCTTTCTCACCCGAAGGAATCGAAGAAATGAACAAAAACATTGAAGAACTAAACGATGGCAGAAAACACCAACCGATTCTGAAAGTCCGTACCTTCGAACCGAAGGGGAATAAATTTAATGTCGGGAATTCGGGTAATAAGGGAAATAAATATGTAGAAGCGGCCAAAGGAACAAATTTGTTCTTCGCAATTTATACAGATAAGGAGGGGAGTAGAAGTTACGAAACCATTCCTTTGAATATAGCTGTAGAACGATTGAAACAAGGATTAAAAGAAGTTCCCGAAAAGAAAATCGTTATGGAGAAAGGTGAAGAAAAAGAATTATACTTGCTGTTTTCTTTATCTCCGAACGATTTGGTGTATGTCCCGACGGAAGAAGAGTTAGAAAGTGGAGTTGATAATGTAAATATTAGATCGGAGAGGATTTATAAAATGGTTTCTTCTTCAGGGAATCAGTGTTTCTTCATGCCAAATTATATTTCTGCTCCGATTGTTCAAACAAGAGAATTAGGTGCAAATAATAAATCCGAAAGAAGTTGGGATGGCTTAATGATAAAACAACATTGTATCAAGTTAAAAATAGATAGGTTAGGTAGTATCATAAAATAA
- the gltX gene encoding glutamate--tRNA ligase — MSNQPIRVRFAPSPTGPLHIGGVRTALYNYLFAKKNNGKFLLRIEDTDQTRFVPGAQEYIIEALNWCGVKPDEGVGVGGEYGPYIQSERKEIYRTYVDELIEKGKAYIAFDKAEELEEIREKLQKENNETFLYGSKYRMEMKNSLSIPNNVVEKWLKEEKPYVVRFLMPENEDLVIHDLIRGEVKVNTSTLDDKVLFKSDGMPTYHLANIVDDHLMRISHVIRGEEWLPSLPLHMMLYRAFEWTAPLFAHLPLLLKPDGNGKLSKRDGDRLGFPVFPLRWPLNPAEEEIASGYRESGYYPDAFVNMLALLGWNPGTEQEIFSIPELVDTFSLDRVSKSGAKFNPDKAKWFNHQYLINKTDEELAKEIIPYLHGFENKFDKATLIKICSLVKERLSFVKDIWEQVSFFFETPTEYDEKIIQKRWKNNTGTELLDLIPILDEIDNFSAEECENKVKEWITNNEINPGNMFNVLRLCLVGAGKGPGVFDIMAIIGKKETIARINTAINSIVIE, encoded by the coding sequence ATGTCAAACCAACCTATCAGAGTGCGTTTTGCACCGAGTCCAACAGGTCCGTTACATATCGGCGGCGTAAGAACGGCATTGTATAATTATCTCTTCGCAAAGAAGAATAATGGAAAATTCTTGCTTAGGATAGAAGATACCGACCAAACCAGATTTGTTCCCGGAGCACAGGAATATATTATTGAAGCTCTAAACTGGTGCGGAGTTAAACCTGATGAAGGTGTTGGGGTAGGCGGTGAGTATGGCCCTTATATTCAGTCGGAAAGAAAAGAAATTTATCGAACTTATGTTGATGAATTAATTGAAAAGGGTAAAGCATACATTGCTTTTGATAAGGCTGAAGAATTGGAGGAAATTAGGGAGAAATTGCAAAAAGAAAATAATGAAACTTTCCTCTATGGCAGTAAATATAGAATGGAAATGAAAAATTCCTTGAGCATACCTAATAATGTTGTGGAAAAATGGCTGAAGGAAGAAAAACCTTATGTTGTAAGATTCTTAATGCCTGAGAATGAGGATTTGGTAATTCATGATTTGATTCGTGGGGAAGTTAAGGTTAATACCTCGACTCTTGATGATAAAGTGCTTTTTAAATCCGACGGGATGCCTACTTATCATTTGGCTAATATTGTTGATGATCATCTAATGAGAATCAGTCATGTTATTCGTGGCGAAGAATGGTTACCCTCTTTACCGCTTCACATGATGCTTTACAGGGCTTTCGAATGGACTGCTCCACTGTTTGCCCATCTTCCTCTGCTTCTGAAACCCGATGGCAATGGTAAGCTTAGCAAGAGAGACGGTGATAGACTGGGATTTCCGGTGTTTCCACTTCGTTGGCCTCTGAATCCTGCAGAAGAAGAAATTGCTTCCGGCTACAGAGAAAGCGGTTACTATCCTGATGCTTTTGTTAATATGCTTGCACTTTTAGGTTGGAATCCCGGTACCGAGCAAGAAATTTTCTCTATACCGGAACTCGTCGATACTTTCTCTTTGGATAGGGTGAGTAAGTCGGGAGCAAAATTCAATCCGGATAAAGCGAAATGGTTTAATCATCAATATCTTATCAATAAAACGGATGAAGAATTAGCGAAAGAAATTATACCTTATCTTCATGGTTTTGAAAATAAATTTGATAAAGCAACTTTAATAAAAATTTGTTCACTTGTAAAAGAGCGCTTAAGTTTTGTTAAGGATATTTGGGAACAGGTTTCTTTCTTTTTTGAAACACCCACTGAATACGATGAAAAAATTATTCAGAAACGATGGAAGAATAATACAGGTACTGAGTTATTAGATTTGATACCGATATTAGATGAAATTGATAATTTTTCTGCCGAAGAATGCGAAAATAAAGTGAAAGAGTGGATTACCAACAATGAAATTAATCCGGGAAATATGTTTAATGTTCTGAGATTATGTTTAGTCGGTGCGGGAAAAGGTCCGGGCGTATTTGATATTATGGCAATTATCGGTAAAAAAGAAACAATAGCCAGAATAAACACAGCAATAAACTCAATTGTTATCGAATAA
- a CDS encoding RelA/SpoT family protein, with amino-acid sequence MYVIDLEKEAIEIENGYKRILKAWKPQKRNKADVALIRKAFDLAVKAHSKDRRKSGEPYIYHPIAVAEITAKELCLGKTSIVCALLHDVVEDHEEYTLDYIQNEFGEKVAKIIDGLTKIDEVSSINENMSPQSETFRKVLLSFAYDIRVILIKLADRLHNMRTLEFMPREKQIKIASETEYIYASLAHRLGYYNIKSELEDLSLKYLEPEVYKMIEDKIHEKQKDYLRFINKFIYPIKHDIADLGMKFEIYARFKSVYSIWKKMTDKKVDFDDIDDLFAIRIVIDSPRSLEKFDCWKVYSIVTNYYNPKQDRLRDWISTPKANGYESLHATVMSNTGQWVEVQIRSKRMNEIAENGLAAHWKYKNKVDSNYNVDSRLDQWINQMKILIENHKLESDDDDAVGFIDDFKPNLFNDEIFVFTPKGHLRTLPKGASVLDFAYAIHTDIGNHCIGAKINSKLASIGEILKNGDQIEILNSKKQYPKESWLDLVITQRAKARIRMSVNAIKKEKFEEGKSKLSGWLKQLNIEPNDVAFNDVLLKSKRHSLADLFYDTAMDILSFEDIKQLIKPQEKNKWFPFLIKTKSSGKNIDEIIKDQIDADPTPLLLNNETTNLNYTLCKTCNPIPGDNVLALVGPNREITIHRTNCPKAIKLMAQFGNRIIKAKWRKEDASVGFLTRLELKGIDRKGLMAEISTIIGNNFNFNIRTLSIKASDGIFEGKITLYVSDTEALQLLIQELKHIDGIRSVVRVNRK; translated from the coding sequence ATGTATGTTATTGATCTTGAAAAAGAAGCCATTGAAATAGAAAATGGATATAAGCGAATTTTGAAGGCATGGAAGCCGCAAAAGAGAAACAAAGCCGATGTTGCCTTAATTAGAAAAGCTTTTGATTTAGCCGTAAAGGCTCATAGTAAAGATAGAAGAAAAAGCGGTGAACCATATATTTATCACCCGATTGCGGTTGCCGAAATAACGGCGAAAGAACTTTGCCTCGGCAAAACATCAATTGTTTGCGCATTGCTTCATGACGTAGTAGAAGATCATGAGGAATATACTTTAGACTATATACAAAATGAATTCGGAGAAAAAGTTGCAAAGATTATTGACGGACTAACTAAGATTGACGAAGTTTCTTCTATTAATGAAAACATGTCGCCGCAATCCGAAACTTTCAGAAAAGTTTTACTTTCATTTGCTTATGACATCAGGGTAATTTTGATAAAACTTGCCGATAGGCTTCACAATATGCGTACCTTAGAATTTATGCCGCGTGAGAAACAAATTAAAATTGCTTCCGAAACAGAATATATTTACGCATCTTTGGCACACAGGCTGGGTTATTATAATATCAAAAGCGAACTTGAAGATTTGTCTCTCAAATATCTTGAACCGGAAGTATATAAAATGATTGAGGATAAAATTCATGAAAAGCAAAAAGACTATCTAAGATTTATAAATAAATTTATTTATCCGATAAAGCATGATATTGCTGATCTTGGAATGAAATTTGAAATATATGCAAGGTTTAAATCGGTATATTCCATTTGGAAAAAGATGACCGACAAAAAAGTTGATTTTGATGATATTGATGACCTTTTTGCAATAAGAATTGTAATAGATTCTCCCCGTTCTCTGGAAAAATTTGATTGCTGGAAAGTTTATTCGATTGTTACAAATTATTATAATCCCAAACAAGACCGCTTGCGTGATTGGATTTCCACTCCTAAGGCAAACGGTTATGAATCTTTGCATGCCACCGTTATGAGTAATACCGGTCAGTGGGTTGAAGTACAGATACGTTCTAAAAGAATGAACGAAATTGCTGAAAACGGTTTAGCCGCTCATTGGAAATATAAAAACAAAGTTGATAGCAATTATAATGTTGATAGCCGCTTAGATCAATGGATAAATCAGATGAAAATTTTGATTGAGAATCATAAGCTTGAATCCGACGACGATGATGCTGTCGGTTTTATTGATGATTTTAAACCCAACTTATTTAATGATGAAATTTTTGTTTTCACTCCCAAAGGACATTTGAGAACATTGCCTAAAGGTGCAAGTGTACTTGATTTTGCTTATGCAATTCATACCGATATCGGAAATCATTGCATAGGAGCAAAAATCAATAGTAAATTAGCATCAATTGGTGAAATCCTAAAAAACGGCGACCAAATAGAAATTCTTAATTCAAAGAAACAATATCCGAAAGAATCTTGGCTTGACCTGGTAATTACACAAAGGGCAAAAGCAAGAATAAGAATGAGTGTTAATGCAATAAAAAAAGAAAAATTTGAAGAAGGGAAATCAAAGCTATCCGGATGGCTCAAACAATTAAATATTGAACCTAACGACGTCGCATTCAACGATGTTCTATTAAAAAGCAAAAGACATTCATTAGCAGATTTGTTTTATGACACGGCAATGGATATTTTAAGTTTCGAAGATATTAAGCAACTTATTAAGCCTCAAGAAAAAAACAAATGGTTCCCGTTTTTAATTAAAACAAAATCATCAGGAAAAAACATTGATGAAATAATCAAGGATCAAATAGACGCCGATCCCACTCCGCTTTTACTTAATAATGAAACCACTAATCTGAATTACACTTTATGTAAAACCTGCAATCCTATTCCGGGTGATAACGTTCTCGCCTTAGTTGGCCCTAATCGTGAAATTACAATTCACCGTACCAACTGTCCGAAAGCAATTAAACTTATGGCACAATTCGGAAACCGTATTATAAAAGCAAAATGGAGAAAAGAAGATGCATCAGTCGGATTTTTAACACGGTTAGAACTTAAAGGAATTGACCGAAAAGGACTTATGGCCGAAATTTCAACAATTATCGGAAACAATTTTAATTTCAACATAAGAACCTTAAGTATTAAAGCTTCGGATGGTATTTTTGAAGGAAAAATAACACTTTATGTTAGTGATACAGAGGCTCTACAACTTCTTATTCAAGAGTTAAAACACATAGACGGTATCAGATCTGTTGTAAGAGTGAATAGAAAATGA